The segment ACACAACTGCAGCATATTGACAACCtcacataaacataaacataaacagaGAAATGTAATAGCTCATTTTACTATAATATCAGAAATCCCCAAATCAACCACAGAACTCCTTTAAAAAGGCAAACAGTATTTTGTACAAAATTAGATGTGGGTTGAAAAATGGAAACTTTCTTCTCAAATACAGCTTTAGCTtagattcttctttttccagtaaGATCATCAGGAAATAGCACAAAAAGGCAATGGGGTATGGCAACTCCAGGGAATTTAacttctaatatatttttattctgtgatagaagcaagaaaaaacaatccaaaagcaCATTGGAAATTGGGAACAAAGCTTCCATAAACATGTGAACTCAACAGCCAAGAATAGTCCAGGGATCACATTCCCCAATAATCTAAAATGTATGTTTCTTggtcttttaaataatatttccaaaGAATGAGTGAATTCCTTAAAATCATATTAGCAAATCCTCAGATTATCTCAAAGAATTGCTCAAGCATTCATTAGCTTTTTAGCTTTTTGCTATCAATAAGGTAGAGAGATTTTGttactctatttttaaatgaagatatgGAGGTATTTACTAGAACAGCCATGGTCAGTGGTGAGTAAgcaatgaagataaaaaaaatcaaagctaaatGATTATTAAAAAGCCATCTCTAATCAATTTCTTCTGAGTTGGCATGTTCCAAATTCTGCTTCACAAGATGCATGAGACCCCCGTgctgcttcaaaaataaaagtttttatggTTTAAAAAGTCCAGGGGAACACTTTGTGAGTAGAGACTCACAGTGTATATTAGCAAATAATGGCTCTGCAGAGTTCTGTAGCAAAGGGAAATGCTTCACTTAGTTCAGTCCAGAGCCTCAGAAGCTTATTCAGTggtggaaatgttttttttttttatgttagtaTTAGTCACACAAATTTACAGCTCAAGCAAAACATAAGCTATGTGCAATGCTTCTCTGTGAGATGAAAGTGGTTGTTCCAAATACTCTAATGACATTTCTTTATATCAAAtattctgggtttgtttgtttacgTGTACAACACTGGCTAACAGAAGAATGAATGTATGGTGTCTGTATTTAACAGAACACTCTTTTCCGTGTCATATGCCTTTTCATTTGTGTTAACCTTGAGACTATCATATACCATATAAGATACGGGGAATTTTGATTGACTACAACCTCCATAAtggtaaacaataaaaaaattgccCCAAATATGATGTTGGCACAAAGTCTGGTTGGTAATACACTGTCCAGAACAAGGAAGATGACCAGACCTACAATATTTCTTTCAATACTGGCTACACATTTTAAGAACAATGTCAATAAATTAGAACTCTTTCCAAGGAGAATCATATAATGATTTGTCAGCCATGATCTGTGAGTAATAACGGTACGACTTAGGAAGAAGATGACAATCGTTACGAAACACTTAAAATAGTAGCCACGTGTGACTTCTATGGAGCCTCAAAAGGCAGAACTTTGACAATTGAAGAAAGTTAGAGAGGCTTGGGGTCCCATATAATAAAGAGCCGCCAACAAATAGAACTGTTATCAAACGGAAAAGGGAATGAGATCTCTCAATCTAAATAAATCAGgtagtttcattttatatttttaccaagCATTTTAAATTTGGTACGATAAACCAATATTTGACTATTCCTTTATATCCTATCAAATTTTGTAAGTGTACTAGTGTGACTGCAAAGAATTGTTATCTGTAGCCCCTAatatacattcaataaatattaaagaatgatTTATCAGAGGTGCTGTAAAGCGGATTCATGAATGGGTATACGTATGTATCACTATCGTCATTTATCACCAGATGTAAATCAGTTGCAGGTGTTGGAGATGCTAATCTGTATAagaatacataatttaaaatgaactaaaatgaCTTCTATAAGGACACCGTCAGGTATTTGCAGTTCAATGTGGCTGAATGTTTGGCGATGATCTGTATTACTTTTACACATAAAAGTACATGAATCGCATATGACCAGATGctatttctcttcttgttttaAAGCTTCCATCAGACTCCTTTAAGTTCCTCACTTGGCACAAGGTAGAACAACATGACATTCAAGGAAGTCAGCTGCGTTGCCCAAGAATAAGAGAAGGTAAAGAACAAACGTATGTGTTCTTTGTGTACGTGCTCTGAGTTGATTGTATCTGTGGATTAGAAACATTACTTGGGGAAACAAATATATTACTTGGAggtagaaaaattttttttatcaagacCACAGAATTATTAATATAGTTAGTGAAGCCACTTTAAAGCACGGTCACATATCTGGttatataaataatgaatgtTCAGTGTTAAATactagaaaaatagaaagatgaaAATGAGCTTGTCATTCAATGATACACAAATAACCActgtgatttattttgtttctgtttagcctttttttgaaaaatatattcacatactTCTTCACGGAATTGTACAAAAAAATTGTATCTTGAGTTTTTTTGCTTATCTCGTTATTGGGAGCATTTCTTCCGTGTTACTAAATATTAcccaaaacatgttttttaatggtcatttatCTTTCCATAATATGGATATTACTAAATATATTTAACCAGTGATCTTTGttggaattttattatttacaatatttaatgATCATGAATGACATTGTCACTTTGATGAATCACTTTAACCTGATTTACTTctatcattgttttttaaaacatcaattgGGAATCTAAATAAACGAGGgagtttcattttatattttcactaaGCATGTTAAATTTGGTAGAATAAACTAATGTTATTctattccttctcattctgtcaGACTTTACAAGTGCGCTACTGTGACAGTATGAAGAATTGTTACCTGTAGCCCCTAATATAcacaatgtttaatttttatagctttctttttttttttttaatttttaatgtttatttacttctgagagagagagagagatagagtgcaagtgggggaaggggcagagatagagggagacacagaatctgaagcaggctccaggctccgagctgtcagcacagagcccgaagctgggctcgaactcacgaatagtgagatcatgacctgagctgaagtctgacgcttaaccgactgcaccacccaggagccccaaattgtTATAGCTTTCAATGGATTCTATATTATGTAAGAATAAGCACCATGCATTTCTCATGTCTCTTTTGCATATCCCATAAGCTGATGAAATAATATTAGACATAATTTCGGCTGCAGTGAGTATTTAGTCATTACAAAACATCAAATATCTTGGCTATCTTCCATCTGTATTTACAGATTTGCAGTTATATTGTGTACTGTACCATTGTAATACTGATTTAGAAGAAgttgctttaaatatatttgccTGCTCGCTTCCCTCTCCCAGTAGCATCACTTTACGACACAATGCCTTTCTTCTTTCACTCAAATTCAGTTGACAAAGATAGACTAAAATAGCATCATTTTCTGAAACTTTGGGTAAAATATGTTCTTATGTTTTAACTCTGTCAGCTTTGTTTGCCGCTAAGCACTGACTCcgagttttaaaatattagtagATAGTACTACTAGAGGTAAACTCAAGTTCCtctgtggggacagagagaatacTTTTCAAAGAGCAAGAAATTATGGGGAATTAGGAAGGTGGGAGGCCAAAGGAAGTAGAGACCATATGTGTCACATGAATAAGGAGTCCATCAGTAAAAGGAAGAGAGGTCTTACCAGGGTTCAAAGTGGGCAGCTTCAGCTGGTTCTTAGACTTCAGTGTGTGGACAGATTACCTGGAGGCCTGTGGAAAAAGCACTTTTCCAGGCCCAGCGCTCAACGAATCTGATGTGGTTAGCAGgaagtggggcccaggaatctgcatttgtaAAATTATCAGGAAATTCTGTTGCAGATGATCGGAGGGCCATACTGTAAAAATACTAGTTTCGGAAGTCTGGAGGGAAGAAATTTGAATAGACAGTGGAAAGACTGATACAGTAAGGGtgctggcgtgtgtgtgtgtgtgtgtgtgtgtgtgtgtgtgtgtgctggtagtggtggtggttgaTGATTGTGCCACAGTGAGGCAAAAATAAATTGTACTCTGAGCATGGATGGAGAGTTGAGGTTTAGAGAGAAGTGAACTGAAGACACTGAGGGATGACAGGGGAATCAGATGTAGGAGTAAACTGACAATGAGTATGTGTGAAGAGAGCACGGTGGCCTCTCTCCTTCCCCGGTTTAAGTGCCAGGTCATGTGCTAAGGTCATCAGTCAACAAAACTAATCCCGCATAAGGACCACAGTGGCCATTCATGCAGAGGAATCATCGCTCTGCAGAGATAAGGCACATTTTCCTTCCATAGACCATTAACAACACCCAATCTCTTGCAAGTGACTAGTTGTAAAAGGAATGGAGCATGATCTAGGGGATTGAAAACATGGGAAAATCTCATCACCTCAAACCGTGAAGGAAATAGATGTCCCTTGTTCACTGTCCTTAATTTAGTTTAagttttgtgtgtgcatatgtgagaTAGACAAGTGCTTTTCAAAAGCATTCTAGTAACAATTACCCTTCTTCTAGATTAGATCCTGAAACACCCATCCAAACTACTTCAGTTCATCTCAGTTGCCCCAATTGTACATCCGGGAAGAGTTCTTAAGAAAAGAAAGGTTATCTTGCGTGTGATAAACAACAATTTCCCAAAGCTTTGATGGCCAGATCAAGACTGTCTTGACTCCTCCCAATTAAATGAAGCAAAAGAGCCAACTGTTGGCAGAAATTTTTCAAATGTGGATGCCTTCTATTTGAAAATCCCTCAGCAAGTCAATTCAGTCACTGCTGCTAAGTTACAAATCCAGTGAGGGGACAAAGTACCAGCTCAGAGATGGCAGGTAAAAGTCGACATTCCAAGGATGTCAGATATTCCAGACTGTAGTTCTCAACTGCTAAGATATATCTTCAATTACCAACCAAGTctgagtttaaaaaagaaagaatccaatTTAATATAATTCCTCACAGTGGAAGTGACCTTTGGCTTCCAACTTCAAAGAGATCTTtgaaagctgtttaaaaaaaataataattgaaagaaCAGAAGATCAATAGAACTCAAACAAACAATATAGGGCAGAGTTTAATAAGTCTGGGGATATCTCTTGCACAAAGCAAGCTACCAAATTTCAGGTGGGTGTATTAAAGATAATAGAGCCCAAGATCTGCCCAATTAGGTGATTATCCAGTTTTTTCCAGTTCTGTGACTTTTAATTCCAATCAGCTTAATCAATGAGGAAGAAAATTTAACACaaggatattttatttgtaaattggtTGGGATACTTCAGGGTTATGTGATTTCCTGGGTGGAATCTGTACAGTTCATTATGAGAGAAATACCAGAAAGGTCAGGTTGCACCTAATCTTCCACCTGCACCTGATGAAAGAAGAGATGTTTGtgtcaaaataatgaaatattggaCTCTTTTATTGCCTTCCATAAATCCTTCACAAATGGACTCATTATCTCCCAGCAAAGCCTGGACAAAACTTCCACAAAAACAAAGTTTGTTCCTGATGCCTTTAGTCACCTTTTCTTTAGTATATCTCTTTCTTTTCACCTGTGAAATAAGAATCATGCATTCCAGAAAAATGGCATGGGGGAAATGTACACAAATGATTCCAGGTAGGATTCATAGAAACATATTGTGGAGTGGGAGGGATTTGAAATCACTGAGCTTAGGATTGCTGTCAGGGGCCCAGTTAGCATCATAATAGACCGTAGTTTTCCTGGGCAACACGATAGAGTTATACTTgctaataaagaaatacattctaATGGAATTGGAAATCGGTATTTTTATAAAGCAGTATGAACTTCAAACAAACATAACTTCTCATCATATTCAACTCACGTTGGGCCCTTGATTCTAGTCTTTCCTGTATTTTTGCTGACatggaaaactgaagctcagaaaattaaaattagtcaTCTGGAGATACACAATCACCTAGCACCCAACCTCAGACTGGAAACAGGATATCCTTTCATTAACCATGGAAATTTTGTGCAAACCTGATTTGGAGGACAACAGGGTTGGGAAATAGTGGGAATGAGTGTGGAAATGGAGATTGAGATAAGATTGTCAAAAACTTTGGGGCacttgagtgactcagttggttgtctgattttggctcaggtcatgatctcccagtttgtgggtttgagccctgcatcgagctttgtgctgacagctcagaatctagagcctgcttcagattctgtgtctccctctctctgcccctcccccactcatgctttgtctctctctgtctctcaaaaatgaataaacattaaaaatttttaactaaaaaaaaaagattgtggaaAACCTTGCTTGACAAGCCAGGATTTTCCATCTCTAATTGGTAGGCAGTAAGAAAATCCTGAAATGTTTTCAACATGGAAGTGTGGCAAACAGCTGTGTTTCTAGAAGGCTAGAAAAGTCTATCATTTATATTGAAGGAGTGAAGATTTCAAACAAGGAGATCCACAAGAAAGTAGTTATTGTTCAGGGAGGAGATATGAGGATCTAGACATTGAAAAGGAAGGGGACAGATTCTCCAGCAGAAAGGTTATAAAACCAAGTGGCTAACTGAGTTGAGAAACAAAAGAGAGGGGAAAGTCACGAGTGACTTCATATccccaaagagaaaattatgtgAGACTAAAGTTACTCTACTGGTGATTTTCTTATGTGAAcaagaaataatttatgtaaggTTAAAAGTTAGCTCATTTTTTCTACTGCTCACACTATTTGGGCATATTACAGACCAACTCATGTTTTCCTCAATTTTGATATCTCGTGAGAGTTTAAAAAAACTGGCCAAATGTCAagagaagggtgcctggatggctcagtgggttaagcatccgactcttggtttcagctcaggctatgaacttacagttcatgagttcgagccctgcatcaggctctgcactaacagtgaggagcctgcttgggattctctctctctctctttctctctctctgcccctctctcttgctctctctctctctcaaaaaaaaaaaaacccacaaaaaacaaaaacaaaaaaatctcacaaaTATCAAGTGAAGATGTCAGTCCTGCTGCCCTAAACCTATTTCCAAGATCTCACCTTGTGATTTTTGCCCAGGACCCTCCACAGAAGAGTTGCTCTTCAGACAGGAGGAATGTGTCTTACCCGCTCGGAAAAGAGtccttgaaaaaaacaaatgggaaacATGGCTACAAGAAAACTGGGAGGACTGCACGGTGAGAGcttaaaagacagaaaagtgTCTCTTTTCCACATTGATTCTGTtatgaccgcccccccccccattttaagGGCAATTGCTAACATAAATATCAAAACTTTCAGCATTTCCTCGGAGTTTTCTCTAAAACTAGTGGTGTATGGGTTTCTCTATCTCTTTGTTCACCTCTTCTTCATCATGACATGTTACTTATTTTCTACCCTGTGTCTTATACTAATATTGCTCAATTTTGGAGAAGTTTAAAATACCCCAGAATGAAATTGTTCCGTTTGACAATAATGAATATCAAAGGGTTGGACAACATTTCTTATCAGTGAGTTTATAGATGCCATCTAGAATCCCTTGAACAATGCATTACGCCAAAATTTTTCATCAGCTGGAGCAGCCAGCTTGGTCTGAACACAACTATCCTGGAACAAATAAAACTTTTGCAGTGAAAAACAGGAGCTGTGATTTCTTGGTGCTGAAAATGAcccaactgatggagccactaTCATTGAAAACAGTGCCTGCAATGGGCTGTGATCCTTCAAGCCTCTAATTCTGGCCTGATCAAGTCATCTTGGGCAGTAAACACGTAAATGGGAAGGCTGTGATGGTAGCAATGAAAGGGCAAATCAAAGTCTCAACAGAGCAGGATgccaatatttttgtttcttagagTGACCAAATTGAAGAATTTAGGAAGCCTACCAGAAATAAGGCTGAGTTTAAAACCTGCTCAGTGGGGCCTCTTGATGGCCTCTTTTGTTTCACAGATTGGTCATTTATGTTTTAGAATTATGGAATCAGGAGGTGGGAAGGAGCTTTGGAGAGGGTCTGGTCTAAACCATTTCCTTTcaaaaaggagagggaagttCAGAAAGAGAATTGATTTGCCAAAAGTTACATATCTTGGTAgtggaagatataaaaatagaatactgTTTCCCTACacagtgctttcttttctttttaaaagtattcataTATAATGGATGGATACATTCTACTCTTAAAAATTGACACCATAGgcctatttattaaaaaatttaactaaTACACCTGAAACTTTGACCTCCACTCCCAGAACTATCTTTAGAGGTAATCATTTCAGTGTATATATCCATTTATTCTTTATAGCTGCCATTTAAACCATGGATATACTGCAAAGGCCAATGGAGACTTCATCATAAATTATCATAGAAAATTTAATTGGCCTTGAGATAACTGTAGTCTAGGAGAATGGCTAAAGAAACTCTAACTAACATAGAAAACTTAATTGAGACATAGTGGTCCAAAAAATGCCTCTCTGAGGTGGTGGCATTCAATATAAAATGATAGATATAATCTTTTATCATTTCTTAAGTTTTATGTTGGAATTAAGACGTTTTATACTTTTGGAAAATGGAACTTAAAGTGTCAAAGTTTATAATGTTTAATGCCTAAAAATGTCAAGActttaatgatctttttaaagattgagatacctgtatttctttaaaatattaaatcattctgcttcattttttttaaaaagggatggccattttattcaataattttattgACAGAACTTGATGGTAAAATTGCAGAAACAAAAAAGTTAAGTTGACTTTTAGGAATAGAGTTTACAAGAGCAATGCTCTTGTAAAACCACCAaaagtggttttaattttctttaaattgaagTTGACTGCTgttaaaagcaaacataaagtATCCACTATCTGTGAAATACGCTAAGTCATCGTTAGGTGTGTATTCCTaactactttaaaagaaaatcatagctTTCATCTTTTGAATGATGGTAGTTTACTTcgaaatctttttaaatgtgatttctgAGTATTTGCAAGGAGGCTAAATGGTAACTCATCCTTCAAATCAGTAATTCCAAGATAGAATGTCATCCTTTCCTCCCTTAACCCCTAGAGAATTTCAGACTCAGTTTCAGGATcctgccttccccacctccaACCTTGTATGTCATTCTAATCAGGATTAGGTCAGGATCTTTACCTCCCCCATCTTGAGAATGAATCTCTGCAAGGTAATTGTGAGTGTTTGGATGTGTGAGTGTTTTagaggacacacacaaaaaaggtgaAAACTACTGGTTTAAATAACATATTTCacacatatttaaataacatagttaaataacatacttaaacacatttttaatgaagaactatttttaaaagttgacaaagaacttgccttttctttttatttattttttcccttcagaatTTGAACCTTTCATTTCAGGATTTGGGGGACCCTTATCAAGTTGCAAATTTTAACAGGATTCTTAGAAGACTAATTCGAGTCGAAACCCTCTGGTTAGTGGATAATTCACTGGTGGACTTAAGTGCCATAAGATTGCCAAGGTACCTGCTTTTTAGGATGTCTGGTTACTAAGTTAGAGTCAAATCTTTGCTATGTGGGCATATGTGACGATTGTCTGCACATACCGTGGCCATATGGTCCGGTCTCAAAGGTGATAGTGCTAAATGATGCCTGGACAAGGCAAAAAGGGAAACTTATATGTCAAAATGTCACACTTTAGAGGACAAAATCTATTCTTTTCTAAATTAGTATTATCAGCAAATTTTTAGGGGAGGAATTTGCAATTGTAGAATCATATTGGCAGAAAAGTTTGCCATAATCCTTATTTTGTACATTGGAAAtgcaattatattatataaatactgTTGTTGTAAGATAGAGATTTTTAGTCAGtcatatttgttgagcacctatgAGGAAAGACTCTACAGATAGTTGGCAAGAATCTTGGCTTCAAGGTCACATTCTCATGGAAGGGTGAGAATAGAGACAGAAACAAACTAAAAGTTTTTACAAATATGCAGACTCTTTGGTCTTCCAAGGGTCCCAAACTCTTGATGTTAAAAGATAATCTGCCTTTTTGCTCAGGATTGTAGAGAGCCTCTGTCAGCTTCACCAGGCACAAAGATAGGTGCTGTGAGCTTTGATAGCAATCCAAGGAACAGACAGAGGTCTTCAGGAGAGAAGTAGAAGATGAAGGAAATCAGGCAGCCACAAGAGGGAAGGGTAAGTCCTAGAGCAGGTTAAGATACATCCCTCAGCATAGATTGAGACAGGGCAACAAAAAGACCATCACAGCCACAAAGGAGAGGGAAACAGTTGGAGACGGAAGAAGGGTCAGAATATGCAATGTGCCTGGGTTATCTTCAATCATGTTTAACACCCCTTGGAAACTTTAGGCAGATTTGCCTAGCATTTGATTTTACCTATGTTGTTTTTAACAAATTGTAAAATATCTaagtaaaaattctcaaaagaaacttaaTATCACTactataaataaaaactcaatggCAGTTGATATTGATTCATTCAGGTTTTGAGGttttgaggggttttttgttgttggtgtttttgtttttgccagacTCTCTTCTAGGGATATAATAGTGATACAttagctatatttttttaaatacacatacaacgaaaaaactttttaataaccACATGGCATGCTCTAGAAATACTGAACTAAAAGATGCGTGGAGTATCTGAACGTTACTTGATCTGGATCAATAAACTTCCAAATCTTTGCTATCTTAcgtaaaaaaagagaaagagaaaccacaaTCACTAAAGAAAAGACTTAACCTAACTTTAGTGTTCTCTAGATGTattcttttggcttttctttcattAGAAATaggatatataatataaaattatgtaattgCAATTCAAATTTTACAACTGCCAAATCAACATgtcaaaaaaaggagaaaaaagttgaTGCGTGTATATTCATagcctccttccttctgccccaggGAAAACACCACACTCGGTTTGCTGCTCTGCTTGCCTAACATCCTGCTAACTGGGGATCTGTGACGGGGTGAATCTGAGAGCctgggagggatggatggatgttgaAAATGAGataccagtagttcatttttgcttttattacccTTGCCTCGggtgacatgtctagtaagaagttgctgcagccgaggtcaaagaggttgctgcctgttttctcctccaggattttgatggtttcctgactcatgtttaggtgtttcatccattttgaatttatttttgtgtgtggtgaagggcattaaggagggcacttgttgggatgagccctgggtgttatatgtaagtgacgaatcaatgggttctactcctgacaccaattctacactgtatgttaactaatttgaatttcaataaataactttttttaaaataaaataaaatgagagaatgaCAGGCAGCTAAGAAAAGACTTCAtgaacagagagaggggcagagagacaggaactGCTTGGGCTGGGTTTTCAATTACAAAGTGTCATAGTACTGAAGTGCTTCTAAAGATTCTGGGTAACCTGGACAAGAGTAAAAACCCCAAATTATCAAATGTATGATTAGGACGGTGTGAAATATCCATATGGAGGTggagtggaaggaagaaaggaaatgaaaagaatagatgtggaaaaaaattacaatgagatcTGGGGGGGTGGGTTCAAACTGAATTTTTCTAATACCATTGTGTAGAAGCACTCTGTTTagcaccatctttttttttttaattttttttaatgtttatttatttttgagacagagagagacagagcatgaatgggggaggggcagagagagagggagacacagaaccggaagcaggctccaggctctgagccatcagcccagagcccgacgcggggctcgaactcgcgaaccgtgagatcgtgacctgagctgaagtcggacgctcaaccgactgagccacccaggcgcccctgtttagcACCATCTTTAACATTAGCAATAATTATTTACTCAGTGTCCTTATGGAGTACAGGGCCCATAAGTAAGTTCCCTGTGCTTTTCTCATGGTATTAAATTCCAACGTGTACATAAAGGAATTTTTCCTCAAGGCAAGGTGTCAGTGACAGATTTGGAATCATTTCCTCTATTTGCATGGTCATACACAATTAAGGCAAAAATACTGAGAAACATCATATGTCAGGAAAATACATTCACCTTAAATGCCTAACACACATTTCTTCTCCTAAGgataacttttattctttttttatataaaagactttttttttcggACTTACaatgctatttttttccaatatagcatttaagttttcattttcacataGCATTCAATATAGCATCCTgtcagctaagaaaaaaaaaaacaactataatcTCAGTACTTGGAGGCAATACTCTTC is part of the Prionailurus viverrinus isolate Anna chromosome C2, UM_Priviv_1.0, whole genome shotgun sequence genome and harbors:
- the LOC125175379 gene encoding uncharacterized protein LOC125175379 isoform X4 produces the protein MHQQGMSESSSGRNTSSQICASDSSYCSNLSESYTRSALSRNRRFHPHSDSGISSLLPSDSFKFLTWHKVEQHDIQGSQLRCPRIREGPSTEELLFRQEECVLPARKRVLEKNKWETWLQENWEDCTNLNLSFQDLGDPYQVANFNRILRRLIRVETLWLVDNSLVDLSAIRLPRSFKKKRAQFKREKTY
- the LOC125175379 gene encoding uncharacterized protein LOC125175379 isoform X5, encoding MHQQGMSESSSGRNTSSQICASDSSYCSNLSESYTRSALSRNRRFHPHSDSGISSLLPSDSFKFLTWHKVEQHDIQGSQLRCPRIREGPSTEELLFRQEECVLPARKRVLEKNKWETWLQENWEDCTNLNLSFQDLGDPYQVANFNRILRRLIRVETLWLVDNSLVDLSAIRLPRIVESLCQLHQAQR